A window of Lacibacter sediminis contains these coding sequences:
- a CDS encoding carbohydrate kinase family protein, with amino-acid sequence MPQTSSSNAYNVVCFGEILWDILPDKAVPGGAPMNVAYHLHRLGERPALLTRTGIDERGKELLTMMESMNIDTTLIQLDYELPTGIVHATPNEQGEMSYEIVAPAAWDHIQYDHDVESVVKNAEYFVFGSLATRNKQSKETLYKLLEIARTKVLDINLRQPFFTREIVEELLSKCDVVKMNISELELITGWFAEYKSIEDRIQLIQDKFNIRSIIITMGADGAVVNFRGSYHRHNGYKVQVADTIGSGDSFLAAFLASVLQNKSPEEALTFASGLGALVASKTGGWPAYNISDIYSLINNTQIIH; translated from the coding sequence ATGCCTCAAACTTCCTCTTCCAATGCTTACAATGTTGTTTGCTTTGGTGAAATACTCTGGGATATTTTACCCGATAAAGCTGTACCCGGTGGCGCTCCCATGAATGTTGCTTATCACTTACACAGGTTGGGCGAAAGACCAGCCTTGCTCACCCGTACAGGTATTGATGAACGGGGTAAGGAACTACTTACTATGATGGAAAGCATGAACATCGATACAACATTGATACAACTCGATTATGAATTGCCAACCGGTATTGTTCATGCAACTCCAAATGAACAGGGAGAAATGAGTTATGAAATTGTAGCGCCTGCAGCATGGGATCATATTCAATACGATCATGATGTTGAGTCAGTGGTAAAAAATGCCGAATACTTTGTGTTTGGAAGTTTGGCCACCCGCAACAAACAATCAAAAGAAACTTTATACAAACTGTTAGAGATAGCACGTACCAAAGTTCTTGATATTAATCTGCGTCAACCATTCTTCACACGGGAAATTGTAGAGGAGTTACTCAGCAAATGTGATGTAGTAAAAATGAATATCTCTGAGCTTGAACTTATCACCGGTTGGTTTGCTGAATATAAAAGTATTGAAGATCGCATACAGCTGATACAGGACAAGTTCAACATCCGTTCAATCATTATTACAATGGGTGCAGATGGAGCTGTTGTAAACTTTCGGGGAAGTTACCACAGGCATAACGGTTATAAAGTACAGGTGGCCGATACCATTGGCAGTGGCGACAGCTTCCTTGCTGCCTTTTTAGCAAGTGTATTACAAAATAAATCGCCAGAAGAAGCACTCACGTTTGCCAGTGGCCTTGGTGCATTAGTGGCATCAAAAACAGGCGGCTGGCCTGCTTACAATATCTCAGATATCTATTCACTTATTAACAATACACAAATCATCCACTAA
- a CDS encoding hybrid sensor histidine kinase/response regulator transcription factor, protein MEKEKKYLIGFSQCGDADNWRKAMIGEMRRELAFNPDFRLLYKQANDNSALQIKQVKELLKENIDLLIISPNEAVPLTPIVEEVYNKGIPVIVVDRKIASQLYNNYIGADNYEIGKIAGNYAASLLGESGNIVEIGGLPASSPAIERRKGFADALAPYKNIRIIKKINGDWVKPTAKEALLKVIDSAANPRLVFAHNDVMALGAYEVFKEKRLPPVKIIGVDALPGKGAGMEYVSNNIITASVLYPTGGAESIRNAVSILNNRPVPKETVLQTLVVDSGNVRMTSLQADKILEQQKDIEQQQAVMDKQQQTYQTQRNLLYVLGITLALTFCFAGLLFYSRQLNRRINKQLAQKNDEVQKKSEQLIEMSAKAEAAHEARLNFFTNISHEFRTPLSLILGPVEELLDFSKLPPSTKQPLQLIQKNTQRLLRLVNQLIDFRKIEFNKMQVKATETDLVLFVNEIVQTFQPLADKRNIDCRLITRERALFIWGDQGMLDKILFNLLSNAFKFTSEGGFITVSLEKDPVASNAIIKVEDNGRGMLPEEMNQVFDIFYQGDYGSHKGSGLGLPLTKELITLHHGSITVSSQKNKGSIFTVRLPLGKDHFTETELSLANEIQKFSSEEEEIFMSDLYSEEVFLPGNEQDKKEKLGSIVIIEDNPEMRKFLRQKLSESYYIYEAENGAKGLQTVFDQMPDLVISDVMMPVKDGFTLTEELKKDIRTSHIPVILLTAKTSAQQQMTGLEIAADAYVAKPFNFSILEKTISSLLTNRQKLKSHYSSEIPVGIKSGGNVTDRRLVADFISIVERNISNENLSVDDISKELNLSKIQLHRKIKSLMDTTINEYVLNTRIQKAKYYLQHEGLSIAEVAYKTGFSTAAYFSTVFKSKTGLSPKAFKEKGTT, encoded by the coding sequence ATGGAGAAGGAGAAAAAATACCTGATTGGTTTTTCGCAATGTGGCGATGCAGATAACTGGCGTAAAGCCATGATTGGAGAAATGCGCAGGGAACTGGCCTTTAATCCCGATTTCAGATTGTTATACAAGCAGGCCAATGACAATAGTGCACTGCAAATAAAACAGGTAAAAGAATTACTGAAGGAAAACATTGACCTTCTGATTATTTCGCCCAACGAAGCCGTACCGCTTACACCTATTGTAGAAGAAGTTTATAATAAAGGCATCCCCGTTATTGTGGTTGATCGCAAGATTGCGTCACAGCTTTACAACAATTATATTGGTGCCGATAATTATGAGATTGGTAAAATAGCCGGCAACTATGCTGCCTCGTTACTTGGCGAGTCAGGAAACATTGTTGAAATTGGTGGATTACCTGCTTCATCGCCTGCCATTGAACGCCGCAAAGGTTTTGCCGATGCTTTGGCTCCGTATAAAAATATAAGAATCATAAAAAAAATCAATGGCGACTGGGTAAAGCCAACCGCCAAAGAAGCATTGTTGAAAGTGATTGACAGTGCTGCAAACCCAAGGCTGGTGTTTGCACACAACGATGTAATGGCGCTTGGCGCTTACGAAGTTTTCAAAGAAAAGCGCTTGCCCCCGGTAAAAATAATTGGTGTTGATGCACTTCCCGGGAAGGGTGCAGGAATGGAATATGTGAGCAACAATATCATTACAGCTTCTGTATTATATCCAACCGGTGGTGCAGAATCGATCCGCAATGCAGTGAGTATACTGAACAACCGGCCCGTGCCTAAAGAAACTGTGTTGCAAACTCTGGTGGTTGACAGCGGAAATGTTCGGATGACATCTTTGCAGGCAGATAAAATATTAGAGCAGCAAAAAGATATTGAGCAGCAGCAAGCGGTTATGGATAAGCAGCAGCAGACTTATCAAACACAACGCAACCTGTTATATGTGCTTGGAATTACACTTGCATTGACATTCTGTTTTGCCGGTCTTCTTTTTTATTCACGTCAATTGAACCGACGCATCAACAAACAACTTGCGCAAAAGAATGATGAGGTGCAAAAGAAAAGTGAACAGTTAATTGAAATGTCGGCGAAAGCAGAAGCTGCACACGAAGCCAGACTTAATTTTTTCACTAATATTTCTCATGAATTCCGCACGCCGCTCAGTCTTATACTTGGCCCGGTTGAAGAACTGCTTGATTTTTCAAAACTCCCCCCATCAACCAAACAACCACTACAGCTTATTCAAAAAAATACACAACGTCTCCTGCGACTCGTGAACCAGTTGATCGATTTCAGAAAGATCGAGTTTAATAAAATGCAGGTAAAAGCCACCGAGACCGATCTCGTGCTTTTTGTAAACGAAATTGTTCAAACTTTTCAACCGCTTGCTGATAAACGTAATATTGATTGCAGACTCATCACCCGTGAAAGAGCTTTATTTATTTGGGGCGACCAGGGAATGCTCGATAAAATATTATTTAACCTTCTTTCCAATGCGTTCAAGTTTACATCAGAGGGTGGTTTCATTACTGTGTCGCTGGAAAAAGATCCTGTTGCATCAAATGCCATCATTAAAGTAGAAGATAATGGAAGAGGAATGTTGCCTGAAGAAATGAACCAGGTGTTCGACATTTTTTACCAGGGAGACTATGGCAGTCATAAAGGATCGGGGCTTGGTTTGCCACTAACTAAAGAACTGATAACACTGCATCATGGAAGTATAACGGTAAGTAGTCAAAAAAATAAAGGCAGCATTTTTACAGTAAGGCTTCCGCTGGGGAAAGATCATTTCACAGAAACAGAATTATCGTTGGCGAACGAAATACAAAAGTTCAGCAGTGAGGAAGAAGAAATATTTATGTCGGATCTTTATTCGGAAGAAGTTTTTTTACCGGGCAATGAACAGGATAAAAAAGAAAAACTGGGTTCTATTGTAATTATTGAAGACAACCCGGAAATGAGAAAATTTCTCAGGCAAAAGCTTTCAGAATCTTATTATATATATGAAGCAGAAAATGGTGCCAAAGGACTGCAGACCGTATTTGACCAAATGCCCGATCTCGTTATTTCCGATGTTATGATGCCTGTAAAAGATGGTTTTACTTTAACCGAAGAATTAAAAAAAGACATCCGTACTTCTCATATACCGGTAATACTATTAACCGCCAAGACATCGGCACAACAACAAATGACAGGTCTTGAAATTGCTGCAGATGCTTATGTGGCCAAGCCTTTCAATTTTTCGATATTGGAAAAAACGATCAGCAGTCTTCTTACAAACCGGCAGAAACTTAAGAGCCATTACAGTAGCGAAATACCTGTGGGAATAAAGAGTGGTGGAAATGTAACAGACCGTCGTTTGGTTGCAGATTTTATTTCGATTGTTGAACGAAATATATCCAATGAAAATCTCTCTGTTGATGACATCAGCAAAGAACTGAATCTTTCGAAAATACAGTTGCACAGAAAAATAAAATCGTTGATGGATACCACTATCAATGAGTATGTATTAAACACACGTATTCAAAAAGCCAAGTATTATCTACAGCACGAAGGGCTATCTATTGCTGAAGTAGCTTACAAAACCGGTTTTTCCACTGCCGCATATTTTTCCACCGTATTTAAAAGTAAAACGGGTTTATCACCCAAAGCATTTAAAGAAAAAGGAACAACATGA
- a CDS encoding SusC/RagA family TonB-linked outer membrane protein → MSLQSFSQTITVSGTVINAGDNTPVVGVSVVQQGSDKGTTTNQKGFFSLGVSGSKPVLLFSSVGFQTYTLTWDGTSAITIKLEPEVAALQDVVVVGYGTQKKINQTGATQTLKLDDAVNQPVTNSSQLMYGKFSGVQLTQGNGLPGADGSTITIRGVGTFGSVTPLVVIDNIQYSGLEVFNNLAPSDIETISVLKDASASAIYGARGANGVIVVTTKKGKSGAMSVIYNSYTGFQEITVVPKYLNAVQYATLKNEKDINANTSPNPTPIRYTQANIQAIIDGSNPDQYANTNWANEILRRAPIQNHYLAFSGGNDKTTYRVSLGYLNQEAIVRGKFKNERFNLSLNINSNVKSWLTISNVTNMYWTRFKGPSGGADAITGETGIINQFQRSAPTIPAYYSNGAYGIVDGSYLYTNFSFPSTNPLQRGVLGDYSSDDINIAERFGVKVDFNKHLSFETSGSVNMSFGNTSNFSPTNSTYDWAGNLVGQTAVNTLNNGTSFNYRLLNENILRYGKKFGDRHDLSVLLGHSVIYNRNDGFSGSLQSFPTNALQEFDAGGVLNPNVAGSASEESVQSFFSRINYIYDGKYLLEFNVRRDGSSKFGPNNRYANFPSASAGWRISDEKFMRKVGWISDLKLRASWGITGNDNIGNYIFDQTYNAGLDYFLGTNTIVSAVAVTRLANSTIRWEKVEQYDIGLDAGFFRNRLSVTADYFKRMSSDVLYGNFPVPASIGVTSLAAQNSASMLNSGVELAVNYRGNFKGLNYSVGASMSKFADNQVTGLGDRGLETINNESIIRIGVPFNAYFGYKTLGIFQTAAEVAAAPKQFGSNLTAPGDIRYADLSGPEGKPDGVINAMDRTVIGNPYPSMIYNFNTSLSYKGFDFNVVFEGLNGLDRILNDNGQTPMEGDRNNALSYWTGRWTPQNPSAKLPRLGGVNNSVISDFYVEDVSYLRMRNLEIGYTLPLRLSEKAGMSKLRIYVGGQNLLTFTKLENFDPERARGGNTDQLAPLYKVYTIGLNVKF, encoded by the coding sequence ATGAGCCTTCAGTCATTTTCACAAACAATTACTGTTAGCGGTACAGTTATTAATGCAGGTGATAATACGCCTGTAGTAGGTGTGTCAGTTGTACAACAAGGTTCTGATAAAGGAACCACAACCAACCAAAAAGGTTTTTTCAGCTTAGGTGTATCGGGTAGTAAACCTGTACTATTGTTCAGCAGTGTAGGTTTTCAAACTTATACACTTACATGGGATGGCACTTCGGCCATTACCATAAAACTTGAACCGGAAGTTGCTGCATTGCAGGATGTAGTAGTAGTGGGTTATGGTACTCAAAAAAAGATCAATCAAACAGGCGCCACACAAACATTGAAATTAGATGATGCCGTAAATCAACCCGTTACCAATTCATCGCAATTGATGTATGGTAAGTTTTCAGGTGTGCAACTCACGCAGGGCAATGGCTTACCGGGGGCAGATGGTTCTACCATTACCATTCGTGGTGTAGGCACATTTGGTTCTGTTACACCATTGGTGGTGATCGACAATATACAATACAGCGGATTGGAAGTGTTCAATAATTTAGCACCTTCCGATATCGAAACTATCTCTGTATTGAAAGATGCATCGGCGAGTGCAATTTATGGTGCAAGAGGTGCAAACGGAGTAATCGTAGTTACAACAAAAAAAGGAAAGAGCGGCGCTATGAGCGTTATCTATAATAGCTACACCGGTTTTCAGGAAATAACCGTTGTTCCGAAGTATCTGAATGCTGTGCAATATGCTACACTGAAAAACGAAAAAGATATTAATGCAAATACTTCTCCAAATCCAACACCGATACGTTACACGCAGGCAAATATCCAGGCCATCATTGATGGTTCCAATCCAGATCAATATGCAAATACCAACTGGGCGAATGAAATTTTAAGAAGAGCGCCTATTCAAAATCATTACCTGGCTTTTTCTGGTGGTAATGATAAAACTACTTACAGAGTTTCTCTTGGTTACCTGAACCAGGAAGCGATTGTAAGAGGTAAATTCAAAAACGAACGTTTCAATCTAAGTTTAAATATTAATTCAAATGTAAAAAGCTGGTTGACTATTTCCAATGTTACCAATATGTACTGGACACGCTTCAAGGGGCCTTCAGGTGGAGCAGACGCCATTACTGGTGAAACAGGAATCATTAATCAGTTTCAACGTTCGGCGCCAACAATTCCGGCTTATTATTCCAATGGAGCGTACGGTATTGTTGATGGTTCTTATCTATATACCAATTTCAGTTTTCCTTCAACCAATCCTTTGCAAAGAGGAGTGCTGGGCGATTACAGCAGTGATGATATTAATATTGCGGAGCGTTTTGGCGTAAAAGTAGATTTCAATAAACATCTGTCATTTGAAACCAGTGGAAGTGTGAATATGAGTTTTGGAAACACGTCTAACTTTAGTCCTACGAATTCTACATACGATTGGGCAGGCAATCTTGTAGGACAAACAGCAGTGAATACGTTAAACAACGGTACAAGTTTTAATTACCGTTTGTTGAACGAAAACATTTTACGTTATGGTAAAAAATTCGGCGACAGACATGATCTTTCTGTTTTGCTTGGTCATTCGGTTATCTATAATAGGAACGATGGTTTTTCCGGTTCGTTACAGTCGTTTCCAACAAATGCTTTACAGGAGTTTGATGCAGGAGGTGTACTCAATCCCAACGTAGCCGGTAGTGCTTCTGAAGAATCGGTACAGTCATTCTTTTCACGGATCAATTATATTTATGATGGTAAGTACCTGCTGGAATTCAATGTGAGAAGAGATGGTTCTTCTAAATTTGGCCCCAATAATCGATATGCTAATTTTCCTTCAGCTTCAGCAGGATGGAGAATCAGCGACGAAAAATTCATGCGTAAAGTAGGTTGGATTTCAGATTTAAAATTAAGAGCGAGCTGGGGTATAACCGGAAATGACAATATTGGAAATTATATTTTTGACCAGACTTACAATGCAGGGTTGGATTACTTCTTAGGCACCAATACAATTGTGAGTGCAGTAGCTGTTACCCGATTAGCAAATTCTACAATTCGTTGGGAAAAAGTAGAGCAGTATGATATTGGTTTGGATGCAGGCTTTTTCCGCAACCGTTTATCCGTTACGGCAGATTATTTCAAGCGAATGAGTTCAGATGTGCTGTACGGTAACTTCCCGGTTCCCGCATCAATTGGTGTTACCAGTCTGGCAGCTCAAAACTCAGCCAGCATGCTTAACAGCGGAGTAGAACTGGCGGTTAATTACAGAGGAAATTTTAAAGGTCTCAATTACAGTGTTGGTGCTAGCATGAGCAAATTCGCAGATAACCAAGTTACAGGATTAGGCGACAGGGGTTTAGAAACGATCAACAATGAAAGTATCATACGTATTGGTGTTCCCTTCAATGCTTATTTTGGCTATAAAACACTGGGTATTTTTCAAACAGCAGCAGAAGTAGCTGCGGCACCTAAGCAGTTTGGCAGTAACCTTACAGCACCTGGCGATATTCGATATGCTGATCTGTCTGGTCCCGAAGGGAAGCCCGATGGTGTTATTAATGCAATGGACAGAACTGTCATAGGAAATCCTTATCCAAGTATGATCTATAATTTCAACACCAGTTTATCCTATAAAGGTTTTGACTTTAATGTTGTGTTTGAAGGCTTAAATGGATTGGACCGTATACTCAACGACAATGGACAAACGCCAATGGAAGGCGATCGGAATAATGCTTTATCATATTGGACTGGTCGCTGGACTCCACAGAACCCTTCTGCCAAACTACCCCGTTTAGGTGGTGTGAACAATTCAGTGATTTCCGATTTCTACGTCGAGGATGTATCGTACCTCCGTATGCGCAACCTGGAAATAGGGTATACGTTACCGTTACGTTTGTCTGAGAAAGCAGGTATGTCGAAACTGCGGATTTATGTAGGCGGACAAAACTTATTGACCTTTACCAAGCTGGAAAATTTTGATCCGGAAAGGGCAAGAGGTGGTAACACAGATCAGTTGGCACCCTTATATAAAGTGTACACCATAGGCTTAAACGTTAAATTTTAA
- a CDS encoding RagB/SusD family nutrient uptake outer membrane protein — MKKIITIIIILALTGCSKDFLDRRSLVQLGEASFWKNEQEARLGINGIYDVLQDRVLYSGTLNATGGASFHMYDCFGDNAFNSYKFEGPGNFMESNIDQSNLLFSNLWNSLYKGIGRANAALENLEKIPAANISDASKKSLIGQAKFLRGLFYSQLAIYFQDAPLILKVQKLEEAYVPKNTYVELSAQVVKDLTEAVDLLPASHPASDYGYATKGAALGLLARFHLYNKNYQGVLDATTPMLTLGYSLNTSYAQLFTEQGEFSKEVVFSIRFNQDVSNNGELFSASFAALPKVNYQPMKNLVEDYYCTDGKPITTSPLYNPATPQTRKVNRDPRLTASVYFNQDTFLTDLSRRFTGNTATTYGLRKYLRRTSVSATGIGIFSPGGQDFYAIRYADILLMRAEAMIELNQLSTAYPLINQVRARVTMPSVESAEGAGLSQDALRTVLRHERRVELAFEGLRYFDLKRWGTLEQAYQRARADAVPAYNPTYMPGGKSEVFAIPLTELNANNKLVQNPLWK, encoded by the coding sequence ATGAAAAAGATAATCACAATCATAATAATTCTTGCTCTAACCGGTTGTTCCAAAGATTTTTTAGACAGACGTTCTCTCGTACAATTAGGTGAGGCAAGCTTCTGGAAAAACGAGCAAGAAGCCCGTTTAGGTATAAATGGTATTTATGATGTATTGCAGGACCGTGTTTTATACAGCGGCACCCTCAATGCAACAGGAGGAGCGAGTTTTCACATGTATGATTGTTTCGGCGACAATGCTTTTAATAGTTACAAGTTTGAAGGTCCGGGCAATTTTATGGAGTCGAATATTGATCAGTCAAATCTTCTGTTCAGTAATTTGTGGAATTCCCTGTACAAGGGAATTGGGCGTGCGAATGCGGCGCTTGAGAATCTGGAAAAAATTCCTGCAGCTAATATTTCTGATGCCAGTAAAAAATCACTTATCGGACAGGCGAAGTTTCTGAGAGGTTTGTTTTATTCGCAACTCGCCATTTATTTTCAGGACGCTCCTTTAATTTTAAAAGTTCAAAAATTAGAAGAGGCTTACGTACCAAAGAATACTTATGTAGAACTTTCTGCCCAGGTTGTAAAAGATCTCACAGAAGCAGTTGATCTGCTTCCTGCTTCTCATCCTGCATCAGACTATGGATATGCGACTAAAGGAGCAGCTTTGGGTTTGTTAGCACGTTTTCATCTGTATAATAAAAATTACCAGGGAGTTTTGGATGCTACAACACCAATGTTAACATTAGGCTATTCGCTCAATACTAGTTATGCTCAACTGTTTACTGAGCAGGGTGAATTTTCGAAAGAAGTAGTTTTTTCGATTCGCTTTAATCAAGATGTGTCTAATAACGGAGAATTATTTTCGGCTTCATTCGCAGCTTTACCTAAGGTTAACTACCAGCCCATGAAAAATTTGGTGGAAGATTATTATTGTACAGATGGCAAACCCATTACTACGTCACCTTTATACAATCCAGCTACGCCACAAACAAGAAAAGTAAACCGTGATCCTCGTTTAACAGCATCGGTTTATTTTAATCAAGATACATTTTTAACCGATCTCAGTCGGAGATTTACGGGCAATACAGCAACCACTTATGGCCTTAGAAAATATCTTCGCAGAACATCAGTATCCGCAACTGGTATTGGAATATTTTCACCGGGAGGCCAGGATTTTTATGCGATCCGTTATGCTGATATATTATTAATGCGTGCAGAAGCGATGATTGAATTGAATCAATTGTCAACTGCTTATCCATTGATCAATCAGGTTCGTGCAAGAGTGACTATGCCTTCTGTTGAATCTGCAGAAGGTGCCGGTTTAAGCCAGGATGCGTTGCGGACTGTGTTACGTCATGAAAGAAGAGTAGAACTGGCATTTGAAGGATTGCGTTATTTCGATCTGAAACGTTGGGGTACATTAGAACAGGCTTACCAGAGAGCAAGAGCAGATGCTGTACCTGCATACAATCCTACTTATATGCCCGGTGGCAAGTCGGAAGTCTTTGCGATCCCATTAACAGAGTTGAATGCAAATAATAAACTTGTACAAAATCCGCTTTGGAAATAA
- a CDS encoding sugar porter family MFS transporter produces the protein MNQKLIFWSIVVALGGLLFGMDVAVISGAEQEIQRLWNLSDVVHGQAIASALYGTIIGALFGGIPAEKFGRKKVLIWIGLLFLVSAIGSAVAADVVSFMAFRFLGGLGVGASSVVAPMFISEIAPAKNRGKLVATFQFNIVFGILLAYFSNYFLSNIGEDAWRWMLGVLAIPALLFVALMFFVPESPRWLMVHRNDYAKAREILQVSDPEGVDEAIKAIHQSIDEEKQQATLATFFTKRFTKPIILAFLIAFFNQMSGINAIIYFAPRVFEMAGIGKSAAFLQSAGIGLANLVFTMLGLYLIDRIGRKKLMLIGSIGYIISLGAVAAAFYFQWLGGVVVPVLLFVFIAAHAIGQGAVIWVFISEIFPNQVRSYGQSLGSSTHWVMAAIVTSVFPLFANNPAIGPVKIFFFFMLMMLLQLLWVLFKMPETKGVPLEQLEAQLLNKPLQKEKAVTEKPATLPGKNLISHK, from the coding sequence ATGAATCAGAAACTCATTTTTTGGAGCATAGTTGTTGCTCTTGGTGGTTTGCTCTTTGGGATGGATGTTGCCGTTATCTCCGGGGCTGAACAGGAAATTCAAAGACTTTGGAATCTAAGCGACGTAGTACACGGCCAAGCCATTGCTTCTGCACTTTATGGTACCATTATCGGTGCACTTTTCGGAGGAATCCCGGCTGAAAAATTTGGAAGGAAAAAGGTATTGATCTGGATTGGCCTGCTCTTCCTGGTGTCGGCAATTGGGTCCGCAGTTGCTGCGGATGTTGTATCGTTCATGGCATTCCGGTTTTTAGGTGGCTTGGGTGTTGGGGCATCTTCAGTAGTGGCACCTATGTTTATTTCAGAAATCGCACCTGCAAAAAACCGGGGGAAATTGGTTGCCACTTTTCAATTCAATATTGTATTCGGCATTTTGCTGGCTTATTTCTCTAATTACTTTTTAAGTAATATAGGCGAAGATGCATGGCGATGGATGCTGGGTGTGTTGGCAATTCCGGCATTACTATTTGTTGCTCTCATGTTTTTTGTACCCGAAAGTCCACGTTGGTTAATGGTGCATAGAAACGACTATGCCAAGGCACGTGAAATTTTACAAGTGTCCGATCCTGAAGGTGTGGATGAAGCCATTAAAGCAATTCATCAATCAATAGACGAAGAAAAACAACAGGCAACACTTGCCACGTTCTTTACAAAACGTTTTACAAAACCAATTATACTTGCTTTTCTTATTGCCTTCTTTAACCAGATGAGCGGCATTAATGCCATCATCTATTTTGCTCCAAGGGTTTTCGAAATGGCGGGCATAGGTAAAAGCGCTGCTTTTTTACAAAGTGCTGGTATAGGCTTAGCCAATCTTGTGTTTACCATGCTTGGTTTGTATCTCATTGATCGCATTGGCCGCAAAAAATTAATGCTCATTGGTTCCATCGGGTATATTATTTCGCTGGGTGCAGTAGCCGCAGCTTTTTACTTTCAATGGTTAGGTGGAGTAGTTGTACCTGTTTTGCTTTTCGTTTTTATTGCTGCACATGCTATTGGGCAGGGTGCTGTAATATGGGTCTTTATTTCAGAAATTTTTCCCAACCAGGTAAGATCTTATGGCCAGTCGCTCGGCAGCTCCACCCATTGGGTAATGGCCGCTATTGTAACAAGTGTGTTCCCGTTGTTTGCCAACAATCCTGCAATTGGTCCTGTAAAAATCTTTTTCTTTTTTATGCTGATGATGCTGTTGCAATTGCTTTGGGTATTATTTAAAATGCCCGAGACCAAGGGTGTTCCTTTAGAACAATTAGAAGCACAACTGCTGAACAAGCCGTTACAAAAAGAGAAGGCTGTAACTGAAAAACCGGCAACGTTGCCAGGTAAAAACTTAATCTCTCACAAATAA